TTCGGTGAAGTAAGAGCAATTCAGTTAGCTGTATAGATTTGAAGTTAGGACCTTAGAGATGATCTAGTCCAGTGGTACCAAAGTCTTTGAGTAGATATTGGTCAGTGTTCCCCATTAAGTGTACAAATTTGAATGTGCATTCTCTGCATGCACTTTCCAAAGATGAAGCTCTGCAACTTTCAACagattcttttgtgtgtgtgtgtgtgtgtgtgtggtgctggggattgaacccacccATGGCCTTATGCAAGTAAGGCAAGCagtctacaaactgagctatgtccccagcccgtCCAACACATTGTTTAAAGGTCTGAGACCCCAACAGGTGGGCTGCAGTCTccttttacaggtgaggaaaatgAGGCCGAGAAGGGATGACTCCTCTCGGGTCACATTGCAAGCTGTATCGGATAGTTAATAAACCATGCCAGAATTCTGAGGTGTCTCCAtgatttgaaaaatatgattcaaattttatatttcaagtgGTAATAAGAATCACTGATACTTAGAAGCAAAACAGAGAAATGAGTTGAGTACAGAGGCTGATTTAAGATTATAACTCTTGCATAACTCTGACTTACTTTACAGGgttataaatatgcatttaagaaTTTAACCTGGTAAAAGGTAATTTAAATCTTTTGCTAGAATATAGTTTCCTTTGAAAAAAGGGGCTTGCTGCTAAGAAGAAGTTTGAAAACCATTGATGAGTAGGAAGGACTCCAAGTTCACTCTTAACTATCTGACCTCGGGAGGACCTGGTGCCATGGGCATCACAAGATATAATATACTGCCAAGGGCTGCATGAGCTCAAAGTCCACAGAACCCTGATTTCCTTCCACTCAGGCCAGTGATTTGTTAACACACTCTGGTTATAAACACCCACTCAACTACCCTCATTTGTACTGAACTTTGGCTAGATCAGATGACCCCAAAGTAAAGTTTAAGGCTTGCTTAGGCATAACAGTTTTGAAAAACTTGTGATCTACATAAAAAACAACCAATGGTATAATGCATGTAAAAGGGATGGAGGTAAGCAGCGAGGATATGTTAAGACACCTTAGGAGGTTCTGGCATTGAAGAGATCTTGGTTTGAATGCCAGCTCTGTTCCTTACCACCCATGTGACTTTGGCTAAGTTTTTACTTTTGAACCTCAATGTCCTCATCTACAAAGTGGGGATAACAAAGTATTTCATGAAACTGTTTTGAGAACATACGTACAAATATTTGACAAGGCCAGGTGATTGGTGTTTGGTGCTGTACAAATGGAGGTCACCATTCACTCACGACAGTTCTTCAAAGGTCAGATGTTGCAAGTGAAACTCATTGGTTttatgtcattattattattattattatttttggtactgggaattgaactcagggacactcaaccacgaaccacatccccaaccctatttttgtaattttattcagagacagggtctcattgagttgctaagtgcctcaccattgctggggctggctttgaactcacgatcctcgtgactcagcctcccaagatgctgggattacaggcctgtgcctggTTTATGTCATTATTTTAAGTAGAAGTAGGTCTGTGTGATTATCTGAGTGACAGTAAGAAGTGGGTTCCTGTCCCACTTGGAAGAAGGCAAGGGGAGATGAAGCTGGACGAGGCGCTGTGGGGGTTATGTGGTTCTCAAACTCCTCAGGGAGAGTGTGGCCAAGGCAGACAGTCAGCTCCTGGGAGATCTGATGGGACACttctgaaaaatgaaatacaCATATACTAAGTAGGCGTGGAAATAGACTCTCACCCAGAGAAAACGAGTTCAAGTGCACACACtttattatgtacatttttggGAGGGGAGGCCGCGTGGAAAGATCCCTTGCACCAGGGCTCTCATCCCAGAGCTACCTATATGCGCCCCATCCCTGCCATGTAGCCTAATGGGCTAGGAATACACAAAGATGAAAAGCAAAGGTCATTTTGTATCTGCAGAAAGGGAAAGTCATGGAACCAAGAGCACTGTTGCTCTTCATCTGAGAAGACAGTCTCATCAGGATTCGGGGTTTCTTGGTCCTCAGTGGCCAAGGGTGAGCCCccatcacaaaacaaacaatgccatcattcaaaattcaaaatataaatgtcCCGAGCTGAAAGGCTGCCTAGGCTTCTAATATAGCTGGGAACCTGGATACGGCATTAAAggctttcttaaaaataagattgGAAATGGGGTGTAGGGGAAGGGACCATCAGAGGGCTTTTAGCTAGGGGCAGGAATCAAGAGTGGTGCCGGGAAAGGAAACTGTTATTTTTAGACTCCTGTAGGTGAatttagagcctcagagaggaaGTGTCGCAAATGTCACCAGATAGCTGTCCAGGCCAGGTTGCTCAAATTTATAGGCACTTGCAAAATGGAAGGAGCTTCCTGATGTTACAGACTAAGAAACCGTGGTCCAAAGGGGCTGACCCCTTCCTCTTTCAGCATAGGCATATGTGATTGAGAAAGTACAACGAGGCGAACGAAAATCTCACATCTAACTTGACATCCAAAGCTTAACAGGGTCTGCCCCAGATCATTGGGAATTACATGCCCAATATATGGTGAATTCCTTGTACAGCTAAATGAATCGGATTGGTAATCAGAACATTTCACAGAGTACTACAGTTAACAGCATGCAGACAGGGAAATATAATAGTTTTCTGAAGACATTTATAAAAAAGTCTCTTAGCCCTTGGTGATTCAAATGCGTATATAACAATTGTTCATAGAACTTAgaaaaaacttttattaaaaaaatcagaactatTCAAAACCTGATATATGAAAATAGGCAAAAGTGagaaaaaacacatttgtttttatgatCATATTGTTTTAGCTGGCTTGAAGGAGACCACGGAGGAATCATTTACTCATGAAGGAGgctcaaagaagttaaaaatgtATCTACTATTTTCAAAGGGACTGCCCAATAGTGACTTTAAAAAGTCGTTTTCACTGATCTTGACCACTTCCTCAAACTCTGGCAGTTGTAGACAAGAAAATACCTACCATCCAATGAGcatcattttgaaatatagtcTGGGTTCAGAAAGTAAATGGACATTAGGAAAAATGTCCTTAAAAGATTCGCTAGAAGTAAGGCACATGCGGCCCAGAGGGGCTGGTTATAGCACAAGGACATCACTTTCTGCAAATCATGTATCCGCCAGGGTATCAGGTGGCAGTCCTGAACTATGCTCTCGCCTCTGGCCTGGCTGTTGAGAGAGGGTGCAGAACTACTCAACAGAAGTGGAAAGAAGAAGGACTTAACCTATTACAGACCAACTTACAAATGCAAGCTCTTAAGTATTTAAAACGGTAGATTATCATATAAATCACCAATCTTTCTCAGTATTTATAAGCTATCAATTCTTTCATCTACTTTTATGATCACTATACATTCTAAGAACCCCATAATCCACATAcatatagaaaaggaaagagggaggataATCAAGGCTCCCTGCCCTACTCTTTGTGAGCTGAAGGCTAATTTGGTCCCCTACTTCATCCTTGGCAGCACAGAGCTCACCTCTGCACTGACCTAGGTGGCTCAGCGTTTTGCCCCCATGATGCCTTGCAGCATATCTATGGGCAGAGGGAAGACAATAGTCGAGTTTTTCTCCGCAGCAATGGTGGTCAGTGTCTGAAGGTACCGGAGCTGAAGGGCTGCAGGAGACTCGGTGATAACTATGGACGCTTCTTTCAGAGCTCTGGACGCATTCATTTCTCCCTCAGCTGCAATAACctatggaggagggaggagaggtcaGCTTAGAAAACCCCAGGTGCCGTCTTCAAACTGGGGTACCTTAGGTGGTACCCAAAACTGCCCAGGAGTATGCCAGAATAGTTCCAAGGAAATCAACTCCTAGATTTCTAGATACTCAGCTTCTAGATTTGGTTTCCTAACTAATTTGCCTGAGGCTATGCCTGGCTCAAGACACTCTCTTTTACCAAGGACAAGTTACAATACTGTGTGGAGGTTGAGAAAGTGAGGGACTGTGAGGACTGGATACAAATCCTCTAGCAATCAGACAGCTTTCCAATGCTttgatttcaaagaaagaaaagagaatcttACTGAACTGAAAACTGATAgatcattaaaaagtaaaaatatattttgacgaAAGATTGCTCTATGACTTTTTACCATGCACTAAGAATTGCATGTTACTTCAAACAAAACTTTACTTCTTATAAGTTTTCCTAGTTCTTATGTTTGTAAAActaaaaaagggaataaaattgatGCTGAATTGTCATATTCTAGCAATAATAGCCATACACATAGTTATggtttaatttctcatttgttGCATTTAAGAGAACCatttctagtaaaaaaaaaaatgtttcttatttagGAGAAACTCTGAAACATTTTTAGAATCTTATTTATAATcataggaaaaattttaaaattaattctaacaTATACTAAATGTGTCACAATACGGTAGTAAAATATACTAGGGAAAGAATGTCTGGGGAGGTGGAATGGAAATATAAgctcaagaagaaaaagacacaATATACCTGATGTTAAAAAGGGTGTatccacatattttttaaataggggATTGAGTCATTATGTTGCTTAAATTTCATAGGATACATTTATAAGAATGATGTTAACAGTTCCActttaaaatgtcaatttttacAACATGCCAGAAATTAGATGCTTGGCAAGTACCTACATTGaagataaaaatttttacatgCCAATTTGAAGTGgaatatataactttaaaattctttaaggGTTTATATGGGCAAATGTATTTGCAGATCACTGGATGGTGGAGAGAACAGGGGTTTTGGAGGGAGCTAATGATACTTAAGCTAAAATCCCAAATGTAACACTTACTAGTCGTATGTTCTCAGGGATTATTTTACATCCGAATCTCAgcttgttattctttttttttggtaggggttGGGattggggattcaacccaggggcactcaaccactgagccacatccccagccctattttgtattttatttagaggcagggttagtgcctcactgttgctgagactggctttgaacttgggatcctcctgcctcagcctcctgagatgctgggattacaggcatgtgccaccttaccTGGCTCAGCTTCTTGTTCTTAAAACAAGACACAACTTATTCATAGGACCAgtgtgaggaagaaagaaggtATATAAAGGGTTACATGAATGAGTGGAAATTGCTACAAAAGAATGGCAAGTGACAAGCCAAGACCTGATCTTGGAATCCAACTATGCTTTAATTAATGCACACAAGATTTAGAATCTAAATCAAGGCTGCTAATTTCAATTCATAAGTCCTAGAAGAGGAAAAGGTGCAAAAATACCATAATTATCAAGATTAAAATTGCAGTTTCACCATGTTGTCCCACAGGGatctcaaaataaatacttcATAGTATTTTGTGATTATCAGAATGGCAGCAATGCTCTTGTGCCCAGTGAGATTTCATTTGCTTATGCAGAAAAGTTTGGGGGCCTTCTAGGTATTAGTGAGCCCCTGCAGGAGCTGGGGGTAGAGGACAGCAACACTGGCTTCCTACAGCTCCTGGTCAAGTAGGGGACACAGAGCTGGGACAGACCTTTTCTTTCTAGTGTGATAAGTGCTGACAAAACTGTGATAAGTTGAACACTGTGAGGAAGAGGTGAACAGGGCCAGGGCTCCCAGGGCAGTGAAGGCCAAGGTGTTTGGTCTCCGTTCTGTAGATGAGTAAATTCATCAGTTCTAGCTGGAAAACACTGAGGGGTGCTGAATTTAGAAAGGAAGAGATTGGGAGCCGTTAGTGGAACTGCTTTTGAGGGGTCAGTGGGATTCACTGGTGTTGGGGACTGGGGACAAGATGGACTGGGGAGTGATGGGAGTGGGAAACAACAGTTTCCCAGTCTTAGAAGCTGACTGGGCATGGGGAGGGAGCGGACAGGGGCTGAGTCCCAAGTTTTGAGGTTTTGGTTGCACTGGAAGTGCCATTAACAGAAAGACAAGGGACAGTACTTAGTGAGAGAAGGGACGCAATTTGCAGGATAAAAACCTTATCAAGGCAAACCATTGTGTCCTAGCTAGCTCTGAGAAGGGGCGAGTGCCAGACACACTCAAAGAGAGCTATGTAACTGTACTCCAAGGCAAGCCTTACAGAGGCCTGCATGGGAACAGCaggctctgattttttttccatctcatcTCATATGTCCAATTAGGCACTTTTTTTCCTCTGGACATGGACCAACTGCAAAGATATCTCATTTCCCACCACCAATCAATACACAATCTCTTGGCCGGGAAGCCAGACCACCAGGATGGGCACACATTTTGTTTGCAGAAAAGCTGCTCTAAGCAAGCTGCCAAAGACGTGAACATAACACCACAGGCTTTGTCTAGATACAGGCTGAGTACACTCCGTTCAGCAAAGCAAGCTCCTTGTGGGTGTGTGCGGCTTTTGCTAAGCGTGCAGTAACTGCACATCAATCAACACTCCATGTTCATAgatcatcattttatttctttctttgtttttgtggtgctggggatggaacccagagccttgtgcacgctaggcaagtactctaccactgagcttcactgCCAGCCACACAGATCTGACGTCTTAAATAGTAACCTTTTCACATGGGATATAATAGACTTTCCCACACAGACTACATAGACTATCAGCACTTGAAAAATCCTCAGATTCTATGAGACTGGCACTGCCTGTAACCTTCCTGAGACCAGGTGGGCTGgtcagagggaagggaagagaaaaaaagatcttGTGTGGTTTTGCCCTCCATTCTTTCAATAGACCACTAACCCCAGAAATACAAGCTGGACAGCACGTGCCAGGCATTTTTTCTGAGAGCTatcaaaagaaggaagggagcatGAAGCACCGTAGATGCTACATTCTGAGTATAGgtctaaaaactttaaaaagaggtTTGACTAATGTGCAGTACAATGTGTGGAAAATTGGTCCTCTTTTGTATCTGGCTGCTTCTCCTCAAATTATGTCATCTTCTGCTATAATGTTCATTCATGTGACTCAACCACAATTTATCTCTTCACCTAGCAAGGGACATTTGGGTAGTTTCTAGTTTGTGTCAACGAGGCAGTGCTACTGTGAATCTCCCAGTGCCTGCCTTTTGGGAAacgaaagaatgaatgaaagcatTTCCATAAGATACATACTTACCAGGGTGGTATGCAAACTTTCAGTTTGGATAGATGCTACCAGACTCTTTTCCACACTGCTTGGACCAACAGACACTCTCCTGAGCAGTGAATTTCCAGTTCCTCTCCTGCCACTTTTGGTCCCTTTCTTACTCTGCCCCCCCCCTCCCCAAGCCATTCTGGTGGCTATCTAGGGTGGCATCTGCCTATAATTTGaatctgcatttctctgatggctaattAACTTTTCAGGAAATTTTCTCTGACTTTTCATCTATAGGTTCTCCTAACccctctctctgttcctctgaaatttatttgttgaagaaatgataACCCCCTATTTTCCATGAGAACATGAATTTATGCCCATggcttctatttttgttttgacaATGATGGcaaacaaatttcattttttgggCTAACTCCTAGCAGTTGAGGGTTGTTACTTAGAGTGTTACAGAAGGATTCTGAGGTCAAGCTTAGTGGAAAACATGCTGTGCTTAATTACTAGCACAGGAACaagggtgtgtatgtgtgcacaacTGGGTGAAGTATGTGTCACTTTTGGAAGACAGTTTCTGATGATTCTTCAAGTGCTGACAGTCTATGTAGTCTGTGTTggaaagtatattatttaatacGGTTTAGAAAAGGGGCTTTTTGATTAATGACAGATTCTAGTAAAAGCAATTCCTGATTTTCAGAATAATTAGAAACTAATAGGGAACATTTGATAACACTGTCATAAATATAATTAGTCTTTTAAAAGGGACAGGTGTGTGTGAGAACGTGCACATGTacggactgaacccagggccttgtgcatgctaggcaagctctctaccacttagctacatccccaggcctttttaaattttcattttatttttgagacagggtctcactaagtttcccagacaAGCTTCAAATTTGTGagcccctgcctcagtctcctaaagaGCTAGGATCATGATGTGTGCTGCCAGCAAGCTTGGCTAGAAGTGACAATTTTGAAAGAAGATACTTGAGGATTCTTAAGTATCTTCAGGTTATTATCATGAACACTGATGATCACATTAGGAAAACCTAAAAATTATGATTAATAGAATATTCTGGAGGCAGCATGTCAAATGGGGTACTTTTCTATTTGGTACTAAGAAATTATAGTGACCAATTTATCATTTAAAGGGCATCCTAAGAGAAGAGAAGGACAGGGTTCTGTGGCAGAGTGGGGCTGAGGGGCCATGTTAGTATATGACTTTGCCCTTTGGCCAAAGTTGGATTGAAGAGAATCTTTCTTCTGCACGTGTGCAATCAGGACTGGTTGGCCTCCTTTACTGGTCACCTGTGAATGCAGGTGAATCTTGGAGTCAGATGTCCTCCCCACACAGCTATAGAGCGATGTGGGCTCAGAAATGGGATGACCAGCTCCCTTTAGTGTTAACGCCTTCTTGTTCCTGCATTGGGTTTTGGTGAGGCCTGACTCTACTTCCTATCTTGGGGTTTGGTGAGATATTCCTATATTGTTATACATTAATGTCTCGAAGGCAAGGATGGTgacaaagagaaaggagaaagagcaaatgtcagagaaaggaaagaagaggaagaggtaataggaagaaggaagaaggtcctgaaaagagagtgaaagagaagaCAGAGTAAGTGAGGAATGGATGACAACAAACTGACGTGATGCCCATCTGCTCTCAAACTGTCAATCTGCCCTTGACAGTGGGCTGAATAAAGTTGGAATAAAGAATAAAGTTGGGGCTCACTGTCATGAAAAAATGAGCTGACTCTAATAGAATGATATGTCCATCAGATATTAAGGGAAAAGAGCAAGGTACAGGGCACTATGAACCCTGTGACCCTGCTTCATAAAACAAACAAGCCAATAATGCAACAACCCAGTCAAAAAAACATCTCAGTACACTGATAATGTCAAGAGTGTGGCCTCTGGGGAACAGGATTTGGGGTGCTGAGGGGTGCTTCCACTTTCACTAAACACTGTGGAACTGTTTTGATGTTTTACAACAAGTGTGTTTTActgtatttgaaatttaaaatttcagtaagaaaacaaactaagggcaaaaaggagggaggggaagggagggggcatgggggtaggaaagatcgtggaattaccctaagtacatgtatgaagacacaaatgttgtgacactactttgtgtacaaccagagacatgaaaaattgtgctctatatgtgtactatgagttgaaaatgcattctgctgtcatgtataatacataataaataaatttaaaaaagaaaaagaaactaaaataaataaataaaataatgaataaaagaaaaacagcccAGAAAACATTACCTTGGCTCGAGCCTCCCGGGACGCTTCTGCCTCGGCAGCCATAGCTCTCTGGAGCTGCACGGGCAGCTTCACATCCTTAATTTCCACACGCTCCACCTTTATTCCCCAGTCGTCGGTGGCATCATCCAGAGTACACTGTCAGGAGGAGAGAAGGCAAGTAAATGTggtcagcccagcccagcccagatgGCTGCACCCATTGGGATGTGGAGCAGATAAGGTGCTGGGGGAGAGTGGCAGAGGAAGGGTTAACCTGCAGTGGAAGGAATATGCTGGGGAGGGACTGGGTCACTGGAGAACTGACCCTGACTTGGCTGCTAATAAGCTAATGCAGGGCTTGGCATGCTTCTTCTAGCAGGGCCGCACAAGATTCGCTTCTTTGCAGTCTGGTCACAACTGTTCAACCCGCTGCTCCAGGTCAACAGCAGCCATGGGAATACACAAGGGAATGCAGGTGGCTGTATTCCAATGAAACTTTACTTTCAGAAACAGGTGGCCAGGCTGGGGGCTACACATATGACCCTAAGCTCATGTGTAAACCATATTACTTCTTTGTGTTtcactttcctcctttaaaaaggCAGAAATGAAACCATATTATTTCATAAGGTTGTGGAGAGTATCAAATGAGATTTGACCCACAATGAAGTCAGTACAAATAGTAAGAATTCAGTCTTTTAACTCTTTACTTAACATCTTCTACTCAAGCAAGATTGGGACTCACACACAGAATAAAGCTTCAATACCTGCCTGCCTTGCAGGACAACCTCTGAACTATTATGcttaaataaaaagattaatactgatacaggaaaaaagaaatacaaaagtatatgtataaaaacGACACTTGTGTCAGGGTGTTATGAACCCATGAACTCTAAGTGTGAAAAGCATCTCCTTCCATCAAGCCTGAGGAACCTTActatgaaggttaaaaaaaaaaaaaaaataaggccagATTCTCACACAACCACCAGCGCTTTGCTTTGGTTTCCAGTCTCTAGTGGGTGCATTCCTTACCTGCATGTTGTGTGCAATTTCTTCTCTGTCAGAGAGGATCTGAGAAAGGTTCTTGGTGCCCAGAACATTCCTGAGAGTAGTTTGTGCCAAAAGACGGGTGGCTGAGTCTGCGTTGGTGATATTTGCCACAGCCAGGGTGGCATTCTGAACGCGGTAATAGACCACCCCATCCACGCTGATGGTCACCGAATCCTTTGTGAGGATCTGCAAGATGACGGAAGCAATTCTACATCTGTCAACCAACCATTTCCTAATTGTAAGAAATGTTATCCATAGAGCATGGTAGAATGCTAGctgattttctttaataaagtATCAGAAAGTTATCTCCAGAAACTTAATAAAACatactcatttattcattaagtCCATTAATTCCTTCAGTCAGTCAACATACTTTGAGATGCCACTCAATAGCAGGAACCAGATTAGGCATAAAGGTATGAAAAATCTTGGCCACTACTTTTAAGGCTGTGGGGGAATCAAGGAGGCTTTAAGAGATGAGATGGGAACTTATTCACGCAGGGGTGAAAACTCAACTGAATCCACACATACTTTGTGATGCCAGAAATCACTTTTACCCACAACAAGCCTGAGAACTCCACATTattctctgcatttttttaaagccatcttTCAAGGAAGATTGACTCtcagaaggaataaataaatggaatgaataaaaatgttctgaGGGTGGAGCAGCAAGGGTTCAAGGCAGAGAATCATGTGTGAAAAGacacagaggcaggagggagcCAAGTTCTCACGAACCACAAGTAGCACAGCATAACTGGAACAAAAGTGCATGAGGAATGTTTATAGGGCAAGGTCAGGGAAAGAATATATTcacagccaggcacggtggtgcacgcctgtaatcccagcaactggggaggctgaggcaggaggattacaaattcaaggccagcctcagcaagttagtgagaccctgtctcaaaataaaaagagctgagggtgCAGGTAAGtacagagtgcccctgggttcaatccccagtacatcaaaaacaacaaaacatatgTCTAGATTTACAGCTCGATACATAAAAATGCTTAACATGGCAGAACTCTGTTTTGAactaaaatgttttctgagtGAGAGGCACCAGGAAAACCTCTCTGGGATTCAGTTTCCTCACTTATATAGTGAAGACTAATAACAGTACCTGCTTCCGAAGACCATTCTTTgaattagtgcattaatccattATTCTACCATAATCTATTAACCATTTGAATTAGTGCTAAGAATAGTGCCCGACACGTGACAAGAgctatctttattattattttttttcctcttaaataatGATGCTAACCGAATTAGGTTCAACACTGACCTTGTTGGCTGTAAGAAGTTAAACAATGAGGAAAAAAGCCATTTCAATTTGTTTGGAATTCATCCCCAATACAGCAGGTTGACTTAAGATAGTTCAGCTTATTTATGAGGTTCAAAATCAATAGGTGTTTAGTAGAAACTGAAGTTCAAATTTTGAATTCCGTCCAGTGATATGCAGTGTCATGTGAGTCTCTTATGACCCTGGGGAGCACAGAGAGCTGTAGCTCTCAGTTGGCCCAGGACCATGAGGCAAAACACCCGATGACTCCCTGTAGCATAGGGGTTACTATGTGGCTCAGTAGGGTGGATGTCTTAAACGCACAATATTTTCAACTTGTTTATCGGGATAAAACTGGGCCATGTAAAGAAGCACCTGCAACTATGCAAAAATGGTCTTGCAACTTCAGCCCTAATTCAGTTATCTCTGACACAAATGCTTCAATGGCTCCCTACCACCTTCAAGACAAAGTCCTTTGACATCTGGCCCTATAATACCTCTCTGCTCCTGCACACTTCATATCAAGCCACATGTGGGTTCCCTGCATACACCAAGTTTGTGTCCCAAGGCCTTTATGCTAGTACTGTCCTCTGCTTGGCTGTCCTCTGCTCTGTCCCTCATAAAAAGAGACTGGCATGTTTCTAGTCATCATTCAAGTGTCCCTCTCTGTGC
This portion of the Ictidomys tridecemlineatus isolate mIctTri1 chromosome 4, mIctTri1.hap1, whole genome shotgun sequence genome encodes:
- the Stom gene encoding stomatin, coding for MSDKRRTEETQARRLPDSFKDSPNTGLGPCGWILVAVSFLFTLITFPISIWMCIKIIKEYERAIIFRLGRILQGGAKGPGLFFILPCTDSFIKVDMRTISFDIPPQEILTKDSVTISVDGVVYYRVQNATLAVANITNADSATRLLAQTTLRNVLGTKNLSQILSDREEIAHNMQCTLDDATDDWGIKVERVEIKDVKLPVQLQRAMAAEAEASREARAKVIAAEGEMNASRALKEASIVITESPAALQLRYLQTLTTIAAEKNSTIVFPLPIDMLQGIMGAKR